TATAAAGGGTTCCGACCACCAGCGACAGAATGCCCCAGCTGGGCTGTACATAGGAGGTGGGATTCCAATCTGTAGTGAAAAAGAATTCAAAGGGGGAGATGTGGACAAATGCCTGCAGCCCGATGATTGCAAGAAATATAAATATGCCCAGGACTAAAACTATGGTGGATATGCCGTTTATTGCAAAAAACCATGCAATAAGCCTTTCTTTTAATTTTTTCCGGGAAAGTACAGCACCTTTCATGATTATTAGACCCCCACCCATGGAGATATTATTACCAGCTATGTGCTGCATTTTAGAAAAATATTGGGGTGTCACCCTCTATGGCTGAAATTTTTTCCTGGTTCTGTGCTCTGTCAGCCTTATTTATCGGATAGAATCCGGCACGTCGTACGATATTCTGTCCTGTTTCGCTTAGTTCGAACCTGATAAAGGCATACAACATGCTGTCCTTATCAGGTTTGCCGCTGGTGTACTGGTACAGGGGTCTGGTTATGGGGTACAGGTCGTTCTCGATATTAGCCTCATCCAGCGGGGAAATATATTCTGACAAAGTGTCCCTGGCCACATTAATGACATTTATTTTATCAGTAACATACCCTATGCCTACATATCCTATGCCTGTGGGATCAGCAGTAACTGCATCTGCAATTGCCTTGTTACCTTCCATATTGCGCATTTTGGGTGAATAGTCATTTTTCCGGGTCTGCTGCCAGTTGACCACGTGCTCAAGGAAGAATTCGTAGGTGCCTGAGGTGCTCTGCCTGCCATACAGTGTAATCTCCTGATCGGCACCACCAATCTGGTTCCAGTTGGCGATATCACCTCTGTAGATGGCACCTACCTGGTCCTGTGTGAGGTTTTTGAGCTGATTGTCCGGATTCACGATCACGGCCAGTCCGTCCCTGGCAATGATGAATTCCCAGGGCTCAATACCCTTCTTCCTGGCAATCTCGATTTCTCTGGCCGTTATTTGGCGGGATGAGATGGCAATATCGACCTCACCGTTTATCAGGGCAGCGATACCTGTTCCTGAACCACCGCCAGTTACGATTACATCAGCTTCCGGGTCATTTTCCATATAGGTTTGGGCCATATCTGCAACCAGCTGGACAAGAGTATCTGAGCCTTTGATATCCAGCGATTCACCGGGCGGCTGGCCTGTGCATCCAGAAGTAATGGAAGTTACCAATATAAGTGTCAGGATCTGGAAATATTTATTCATGCAATCTCACCCTTTTGATGCATTATTATATGGTAGTTATATCCTCTTTTTCCATGTTATAAACACTTTGTTAGACCAAAAGCTGGCACAAAGTGTTCAGGATATATGTAAAAGATATTGAGGCATTGAAGATATCCCACTTACCATCCCCCTGCCTGTCATAATCTCTGATGAAATCCCGTAAATTGGCTAATGTGCCGGCACAGGATAGCAGCCTCATATCCCAACCTGTATTTTTGATAAAGTCGATGGTATGTCTCTTGCGCTCGGGCCAAGTCTTGCTTTTGCCCCCTTTGGCATTTATCAGTTATTCAGGCTCTGAAGTCACATCATGCACTTATTTTGAATTTGATATGGATGATTTGACGTCATTTCCACTCATACTATATACTATAAGTACTATAGTTATTATAGTAATAACATACTATGAGTGCTACAACCACAATTCAAATAAAGACAAACACTCGTGACTCCTTACGTGAAATTGGACATATGGGCGATGACTATAACACGGTCATTGAAAATCTGATTATTGAACACAATCGTAATAGCCTTGTAGAACACGGCAAACAAGTTGTTGAAAAGCGCAAAAATGAATTTGTCAATATAGATGACCTTTGATGTACTGGTTCTTCCAGACCTTTTTAAGAACCTCCCACCTACTTTTATGGATAACATTAAGGTAGCAATTAAAGAGTTGGATGACCCTTTCCCAGGCACTGGAAAAGGTGAGAAAAAGGAGATTAAAGGTGCCAATGATGTTGTATATCGTTTAAGAGTAGGACGTTTTCGTATATTCTATCAAATAGATAAGGAAAAACGCATCGTTTACGTATTTGACATTCTTACAGCAGAACAGGCACATAAAAAATATGGCCGGTTGTGACTTCAATTCAATGATTCAATTTCACGTTTTTCTTTAACATTGTGGGGCAACATCACTATAAATGGATATTTTTTCAAACATAGAAATCACAATGCCTGAATTAATAGACAGGCCTACACGATGTCGGAGAGATCATTATTTATCCCATGTCTGAGTTTATCAGTTCTTCCTGCTCGGTTGCAACAGCTACCAGGGTCGCCACCTCATCACCGAACGCATCTCTGATATTTAAAGTAAGGAACGTACTCAGACTTTAGTGCAGGAGGTGGGCTGGGAGTATGATACGAAAACGAGGCGGCGGGAGTTATCTAAAATTAGCAACGAACTCGTGCGAACTAATACGAACACTTTGCTGCATAGCATTGCATTTAAATTATATTTTTACAGCCATATGGATACCCCACCGGCACAACAACAGATTCAATGATTCCCACACCATCTTACCATCGGTCTGCGCCTGCACCACCCCGGCTTCCAGTTCATTGCTGAAGGTCATGAGCTGTCTCTATGGATCCCCTGTGATCCATTGAACCAACATCTTCTTCCCCTCAACCTTATTCTTAAACTTCACATCCGGGTATCCCATCTGCACCCAGAATGTGCTCATGCTTTTTCAAACCCAACTTTTTTCTTGCCGTTCTATTTATGTCAAGCATGACCTTCCCGCCTCCCCACAGGCAGGTCCCGATCCCTTTCACCTGTGCATACAGGATCATTTTGTACAAAGCATATTGTGCACTCTCCACGGACAGGGCTATCCTCCGATCGCCAACAATAAACACAACAGCCACCGGCAGGACGTACCCCCGTTCAAGGTTGTTTTCGACCTTGACCCTGTCCTTTGGGTCCAGTGCTGGCGTGAGCTTCCGGATGAGATGGAACACGATCTTTCGTTTGAAGACCAGAGCCGATATCTGCTGCACAAAACGCATGCTGATCCTAGCCAATTCTGATCTCTTTGTCATCGACCATGGCTGACTTTATACCGGCACATACCGGGAAAGTCAGACAGTTTCGGGCCCCATTTTATGATACAACTTTGTAATTATCATATCGTGACAGGGTAATATTATGGTGTTCATCCAGTATAATGTCTTGATTATTGAAAGTCAAACGCATGGCTAAAGCCCATCCATACGTGCTATAAAATGAAATCTGCACGATCGTGGCTTGTGGGATCAAGATCGGTGGCATATTCTCTGAAAAAGGCCTGTATGTTTGGTTATCGAAAATCACTAAACCGGTCTCATCGTTCCGGGAATCAATTGATTTTTTGAAAAGTTCTTTTCCGGTACCATCAATCACATACATTTGGGTTTCCCGGTATTTTCCTTCCCTTGTTATGTTGTAGTTGCGATCAGCATAGGAATGATCAGTGTGAAATACGGTCAGATCCTGTCCAGGTATGACTTTCACGGCATAGGCAATTTCGATATATGGTATATTCCCGCGTTTTTCTTCAGGCAATGCCATTTCATCATGTTTTTTGTAAGATTCAAATACCGTTTTGTTCACCCAGTTAGCCCAGACAAAGGAATACCCAGGTTCGGGA
The Methanosarcinales archaeon genome window above contains:
- a CDS encoding PstS family phosphate ABC transporter substrate-binding protein; this translates as MNKYFQILTLILVTSITSGCTGQPPGESLDIKGSDTLVQLVADMAQTYMENDPEADVIVTGGGSGTGIAALINGEVDIAISSRQITAREIEIARKKGIEPWEFIIARDGLAVIVNPDNQLKNLTQDQVGAIYRGDIANWNQIGGADQEITLYGRQSTSGTYEFFLEHVVNWQQTRKNDYSPKMRNMEGNKAIADAVTADPTGIGYVGIGYVTDKINVINVARDTLSEYISPLDEANIENDLYPITRPLYQYTSGKPDKDSMLYAFIRFELSETGQNIVRRAGFYPINKADRAQNQEKISAIEGDTPIFF
- a CDS encoding type II toxin-antitoxin system RelE/ParE family toxin; the protein is MTFDVLVLPDLFKNLPPTFMDNIKVAIKELDDPFPGTGKGEKKEIKGANDVVYRLRVGRFRIFYQIDKEKRIVYVFDILTAEQAHKKYGRL